Part of the Caldisalinibacter kiritimatiensis genome, TAAATCTAGATACTTTTTAAGTCTGCTATTACATCTTTCAACAGATGTTCTTTTATCATAAAGTTTTTGCCATAGATCTGAGGATCTTAAGGGATAAACCCAATGTCTTGGGTTCTCTTTCCAATTATATTTTAATGTATAACCATAGTTAGAAGAAG contains:
- a CDS encoding transposase, with protein sequence SSNYGYTLKYNWKENPRHWVYPLRSSDLWQKLYDKRTSVERCNSRLKKYLDLDNIRSKGIKKVKVHSLLNCIALIAGTIALNSRKSIDKAA